Proteins from a single region of Crassaminicella profunda:
- a CDS encoding flagellar brake protein has protein sequence MKKNRLPKIGMKIGIELETSKSNENKKLLSQVMDIIDNYSMFIATPIYKNVVAPISVGETIQITYYKKNSGVYAFKAKVIGRKKVSDISYMKVERIGDIFRVQRRDFFRLEVVLNAKIKTIEPEDNEKVISVLTKDISGGGLRVISKEALKVGSIVETSIEAEKEIFVVRGQILRCAPYEDEGSKYNFDIGIRLKDVSEKVRETIISFIFDYQRKMRKKGLI, from the coding sequence ATGAAAAAAAACAGGCTTCCCAAAATCGGAATGAAAATAGGAATTGAGTTAGAAACTTCTAAAAGCAATGAAAATAAAAAATTGCTTAGTCAAGTTATGGATATTATTGATAATTATTCTATGTTTATTGCAACACCTATATATAAAAATGTAGTTGCACCCATATCCGTTGGCGAAACAATACAAATCACCTATTATAAAAAAAATTCAGGAGTATATGCGTTTAAAGCAAAAGTAATAGGAAGAAAGAAAGTATCTGATATTTCATATATGAAAGTTGAAAGAATAGGAGATATTTTTAGAGTACAGAGAAGAGATTTTTTTAGATTAGAAGTGGTACTAAATGCTAAAATTAAAACCATTGAACCTGAAGATAATGAGAAGGTAATTTCAGTTTTAACAAAAGACATAAGTGGCGGTGGATTAAGAGTTATTAGTAAAGAAGCCTTAAAAGTAGGTAGTATTGTAGAAACAAGCATCGAAGCTGAAAAAGAAATTTTTGTTGTTAGAGGACAAATTTTAAGATGTGCACCCTATGAAGATGAAGGATCTAAATATAACTTTGACATAGGAATAAGGTTAAAAGATGTTTCAGAAAAAGTTAGAGAGACCATAATATCCTTTATTTTTGATTATCAAAGAAAAATGAGGAAAAAAGGATTGATCTAG
- the flhA gene encoding flagellar biosynthesis protein FlhA, with protein sequence MKFGDIVVSLAVIAVIIIIIIPIPLVAVDILLSLNISLSMLILLIAIYNKEPLEFAVFPSMLLLTTLFRLSLNISTTRYILSNGNAGDVIEAFGQFVVGGNAVVGFIIFLIIVIIQFMVITKGAERVSEVGARFTLDAMPGKQMAIDADLNSGLISEAEARERRLRIQNEADFYGAMDGASKFVKGDAIAGIIITIINITAGFVLGMMGKGLGFMEALQKYTLLTVGDGLVSQIPALLISTATGIVVTRAASDSDLGNDVIKQLFRQPKIMFIIAGVLLFLGLTPLPDLPYFLLSGVFVYLGFTLRNSIKESIVEDEEIPQDTEAEDIKKPENVLPLLQVDPIELEFGYGIIPLADPNQGGDLFDRLVMIRRQCALELGVIVPMIRLRDNIQLESNQYVIKIKGVDVADGNIIFDHYLAMNPGTAEGNISGIDTVEPAFGLPAKWIQEEEREKAEIFGYTVVDPSSIISTHLTEIIKRHAHELLGRQEVKSLLDNVKENHEALIDELVPKIMSLGEIQKVLSNLLREGISIRDMVTILETLADYGTITRDTDMLTEYVRQSLSRAITKQFIEGNRAKVITLDQSLEQTIMESIQQTEHGSYLNLDPNKTQVVLNNLAMQVEKLMSVGEQPVILTSPIVRFYFKKLTEQLAPELTVLSYNEIDSKIEVQSVGVVSA encoded by the coding sequence ATGAAATTTGGTGATATAGTCGTATCACTTGCAGTCATAGCAGTTATAATAATAATTATTATTCCAATACCATTAGTGGCTGTAGATATATTATTAAGTTTGAATATTTCATTATCAATGCTTATTTTGCTTATTGCAATATATAATAAAGAACCATTAGAGTTTGCAGTCTTTCCTTCTATGTTACTTTTAACTACGTTATTTAGATTGTCTTTAAATATTTCCACTACAAGATATATTCTTTCTAATGGAAATGCAGGAGATGTTATTGAAGCGTTTGGACAATTTGTTGTAGGTGGAAATGCTGTTGTTGGTTTTATTATATTTTTAATCATTGTAATTATACAATTTATGGTAATTACAAAGGGTGCAGAGAGAGTTTCGGAAGTTGGAGCAAGATTTACATTAGATGCAATGCCTGGAAAGCAAATGGCTATTGATGCTGATTTAAATTCAGGTTTAATTAGTGAAGCAGAAGCAAGAGAGAGAAGACTACGTATTCAAAATGAAGCTGACTTTTATGGAGCAATGGATGGAGCCAGTAAGTTTGTAAAAGGCGATGCCATTGCAGGGATTATCATAACCATTATCAATATTACAGCAGGTTTTGTATTAGGTATGATGGGTAAAGGGTTAGGATTCATGGAAGCTCTTCAAAAGTATACTTTATTGACTGTTGGAGATGGTTTAGTGAGTCAGATTCCTGCTCTTTTGATTTCAACAGCAACAGGTATTGTAGTAACAAGAGCTGCTTCAGATTCAGATTTAGGAAATGATGTAATTAAACAGTTATTTAGACAACCCAAAATTATGTTTATTATTGCGGGTGTGCTACTATTTTTAGGATTGACACCACTTCCAGATCTACCCTATTTTCTATTAAGTGGTGTATTTGTATATTTAGGTTTTACACTTAGAAATTCCATTAAAGAAAGTATTGTTGAAGATGAGGAAATCCCTCAAGATACAGAGGCTGAAGATATAAAAAAACCAGAGAATGTATTGCCATTACTGCAAGTGGATCCAATTGAGTTAGAATTTGGATATGGTATTATTCCACTAGCTGACCCAAATCAAGGGGGAGATCTATTTGATAGACTGGTAATGATTCGAAGACAATGTGCACTTGAATTAGGGGTTATTGTACCTATGATAAGGCTTAGGGATAATATACAATTAGAATCCAATCAATATGTGATTAAGATAAAAGGTGTAGATGTAGCAGATGGAAATATTATATTTGATCATTATTTAGCAATGAATCCTGGTACAGCAGAAGGGAATATTAGTGGGATTGATACAGTGGAGCCTGCGTTTGGACTACCTGCTAAATGGATACAAGAGGAAGAAAGAGAAAAAGCAGAAATCTTTGGATATACTGTGGTAGATCCTTCATCCATTATATCAACTCATCTTACTGAAATTATTAAAAGACATGCTCATGAGTTATTAGGTAGACAGGAAGTTAAGTCCTTATTGGATAATGTAAAAGAAAACCATGAGGCATTAATTGATGAACTTGTACCCAAAATCATGTCTTTAGGAGAGATTCAAAAGGTACTTTCTAATCTATTGAGAGAGGGTATATCCATAAGGGATATGGTAACTATTTTAGAAACACTTGCGGATTATGGGACCATTACAAGAGATACAGATATGTTGACGGAATATGTGAGACAATCCCTTTCACGAGCCATTACAAAACAGTTTATTGAAGGAAATCGTGCAAAAGTTATTACGCTAGATCAAAGTTTAGAACAGACTATTATGGAATCTATTCAACAAACAGAGCATGGATCCTATTTAAATTTAGATCCAAATAAAACACAAGTAGTTTTAAATAATTTAGCAATGCAGGTTGAAAAATTAATGTCTGTTGGAGAACAGCCAGTCATATTGACTTCTCCTATTGTTAGATTTTATTTTAAAAAATTAACAGAACAATTAGCTCCTGAGTTAACAGTTTTATCATATAATGAGATCGATTCAAAAATTGAAGTACAGTCGGTTGGGGTGGTGAGTGCATAA
- a CDS encoding chemotaxis protein CheD, whose product MGEIIKVGMADLNVTRGDGVLTTLGLGSCVGVALYDPIKKVAGLAHVMLPSSKTIRNNTNPAKFADTAILLLLEKVLKLGASRGRLVSKLAGGAQMFSFSNKNDIMKIGERNAIASKEILKELKIPILAEDIGGNFGRTIELYADTGIIVVKTIGRGTKQI is encoded by the coding sequence ATGGGAGAGATTATTAAAGTTGGTATGGCAGATTTAAATGTCACAAGAGGAGACGGGGTTTTAACTACATTAGGATTAGGATCATGTGTAGGAGTGGCTTTATATGATCCTATTAAAAAAGTTGCGGGTCTTGCCCATGTTATGTTGCCTTCTAGTAAGACAATAAGGAATAATACGAATCCAGCTAAATTTGCAGATACAGCGATACTTTTATTACTAGAAAAAGTTTTGAAATTAGGGGCTAGTAGAGGAAGGTTAGTAAGTAAATTGGCTGGAGGAGCCCAAATGTTTTCTTTTTCAAACAAAAACGATATTATGAAAATAGGCGAAAGAAATGCAATTGCATCTAAGGAAATACTAAAAGAATTAAAAATACCAATATTAGCGGAAGATATCGGAGGCAACTTTGGTAGAACCATAGAGCTTTATGCGGATACAGGAATTATAGTTGTAAAAACAATTGGTCGTGGTACGAAACAAATATGA
- a CDS encoding chemotaxis protein CheA, which produces MDMNQYLEIFIEESKEHLENMNQSLLELENNHEEMSLVHEIFRIAHTLKGMSATMGFNKVANLTHEMENVLQSLRSNEIELSENIVDVLFECLDTLEGYINQIINSGEEGDFESDYLVKKLNQILQGEDESRNDTKEEISNSTEAINGDIHIEVEEFSKNVAVTAAAQGYNCYKMQVDLNPNCMLKSARAFIIFNTLEKDCEILKSNPPVEDIEDEKFDAGFELIIISKLDGETVRKKIMNISEVENVLIEEIDVTELNVQTEDIEIVDEEKTEDNKKDESNEKTSNKSKKPRLGKTVRVDIDRLDNLMNLVSELIITRSRLEDIDDSGKKHNMNEAIEYLGRITTSLHDAVMKVRMVPIERVFNRFPRMVRDLSKELGKEISLVMLGEETEVDRTVIDEIGDPLIHLIRNSIDHGIEEPETRKKHGKPEIGTVKLIAYPDGNSVVIEVEDDGQGINIEKVKAKAIKNGLITEEQAEIMDEKEAVNLLFKSGFSTADKISDISGRGVGLDVVKTKIEALGGLVEVKTSQSGSTFTIRLPLTLAIIQALLVNVGLEKYAIPLNSIKEIVTIDSKTIRKIQEQEVVLYRNTTLPILRMNKILQVDVDGQNEEDLIVVVVKKGDKTAGFVVDNLIGQQEIVIKSLGKYLLGIKAIAGATILGNGQVALIVDINSLF; this is translated from the coding sequence ATGGATATGAATCAATATTTGGAGATTTTTATTGAAGAATCAAAAGAACACTTAGAAAACATGAATCAAAGCTTATTAGAGTTAGAGAATAATCACGAAGAAATGAGTCTTGTTCATGAAATCTTTAGGATTGCCCATACGTTAAAAGGTATGTCTGCTACTATGGGATTTAATAAAGTTGCAAATCTGACCCATGAGATGGAAAATGTACTTCAATCGTTAAGAAGTAATGAAATAGAACTTTCTGAAAACATAGTAGATGTTCTATTTGAATGTCTTGATACATTAGAGGGGTATATCAATCAAATTATAAATTCAGGAGAGGAAGGAGATTTTGAATCTGATTATTTAGTTAAAAAATTAAATCAGATCCTTCAAGGAGAAGATGAAAGTAGAAATGATACGAAAGAAGAAATCTCAAATTCTACTGAAGCTATTAACGGAGATATTCATATAGAAGTTGAAGAATTTTCCAAAAATGTAGCTGTAACAGCCGCTGCACAAGGGTATAATTGTTATAAAATGCAGGTGGATTTGAATCCTAATTGTATGTTAAAATCTGCTAGAGCCTTTATTATCTTTAATACCCTGGAAAAAGATTGTGAAATATTAAAATCAAATCCACCTGTTGAGGATATAGAAGATGAAAAATTTGATGCAGGTTTTGAATTAATTATTATTTCAAAACTTGATGGGGAAACCGTAAGAAAAAAAATCATGAATATATCTGAAGTAGAAAATGTACTTATTGAAGAAATTGATGTTACTGAATTAAATGTACAAACGGAAGATATTGAGATTGTGGATGAAGAAAAAACAGAAGACAACAAAAAAGATGAAAGCAATGAAAAAACGTCAAATAAGTCAAAAAAACCTAGATTAGGAAAAACAGTAAGAGTAGATATAGATCGTTTAGATAATTTAATGAACCTTGTAAGTGAATTAATTATTACTAGGTCAAGATTAGAAGATATAGATGATTCAGGGAAAAAACATAATATGAATGAAGCTATTGAATATCTAGGAAGAATTACTACGAGCTTACATGATGCTGTAATGAAAGTAAGAATGGTTCCAATTGAAAGAGTTTTTAATAGATTTCCAAGGATGGTACGAGATCTTTCAAAAGAGTTAGGGAAAGAAATATCATTGGTTATGTTAGGTGAGGAAACAGAAGTAGACAGAACGGTTATTGATGAAATAGGCGATCCATTAATTCACCTTATAAGAAATTCTATTGACCATGGGATAGAAGAACCAGAAACCAGAAAAAAACATGGTAAGCCTGAAATAGGGACGGTTAAGCTCATCGCATATCCTGATGGAAATAGTGTTGTAATAGAAGTAGAAGATGATGGTCAAGGGATTAATATTGAAAAAGTAAAAGCAAAGGCTATTAAAAATGGATTGATTACAGAAGAACAAGCAGAAATTATGGATGAAAAAGAAGCTGTAAATCTATTATTTAAATCAGGATTTAGCACTGCGGACAAGATATCTGATATCTCAGGTAGAGGTGTTGGATTAGATGTTGTAAAAACTAAGATAGAAGCATTAGGAGGACTGGTTGAGGTAAAAACTTCTCAATCTGGTAGTACTTTTACCATAAGATTACCATTGACTCTTGCAATTATCCAAGCATTATTAGTAAATGTAGGTTTGGAAAAATATGCAATTCCTTTAAATTCAATCAAGGAGATTGTGACAATCGATTCAAAAACTATAAGGAAAATACAAGAACAGGAAGTAGTTCTTTATCGTAATACTACTTTACCAATACTAAGAATGAATAAAATTTTACAAGTGGATGTTGATGGACAGAATGAAGAAGATTTGATTGTAGTTGTAGTAAAAAAAGGAGATAAAACAGCAGGTTTTGTAGTAGATAATTTAATAGGACAGCAAGAAATTGTTATTAAATCTTTAGGAAAATATTTATTAGGTATAAAAGCTATTGCAGGAGCTACAATTTTAGGCAATGGACAAGTAGCTTTAATTGTTGATATCAATTCCCTTTTCTAA
- a CDS encoding protein-glutamate methylesterase/protein-glutamine glutaminase has translation MNKIKVLVVDDSAFMRKVISDIITLDKELIVIDTARNGKEAIKKINEFSPDIVTMDVEMPIMDGITALKTIMQKSPLPVVMLSSVTKEGAEATLKALELGAVDFITKPTNIFKMNTEDMRIQLTEKIKMASRVNVSIQCIHPSRKVKSISNRSAPYKQNSRLKKIVALGTSTGGPRALQDVIPYLPKDIPASIIIVQHMPAGFTKSLAERLNNLSAINVKEAENNDRLLPGYAYIAPGGYHLKIIKASSDYKISLTKEAPVSGHRPSVDVMMNSLAYLELDNLVGVIMTGMGSDGAVGIKNIKQKSGYTIAQDEATCVVYGMPKSAVNLGCIDEVVPLQDIAETITKIVGV, from the coding sequence ATGAATAAGATAAAAGTTCTAGTAGTTGATGATTCTGCATTTATGCGTAAAGTAATTTCTGATATTATTACTTTAGACAAAGAGTTAATAGTTATAGATACAGCGAGAAATGGAAAGGAAGCTATAAAAAAAATAAATGAATTTTCTCCTGATATTGTAACAATGGATGTTGAGATGCCTATTATGGATGGTATAACAGCCTTAAAGACGATTATGCAAAAGTCACCTTTGCCAGTAGTTATGTTGAGTAGTGTAACGAAAGAAGGTGCAGAGGCTACATTAAAAGCATTAGAACTAGGAGCAGTGGATTTTATTACAAAACCTACAAATATTTTCAAAATGAATACAGAAGATATGAGAATCCAATTAACAGAAAAGATTAAGATGGCGTCACGTGTGAATGTAAGTATTCAATGCATCCATCCATCTCGAAAAGTTAAGAGCATATCTAATAGGTCTGCACCCTATAAACAAAATTCACGTTTAAAAAAGATTGTTGCTTTAGGTACTTCAACAGGTGGGCCAAGAGCCTTGCAGGATGTGATACCCTATTTACCAAAAGATATACCAGCAAGTATTATTATTGTTCAACATATGCCTGCAGGCTTTACAAAGTCTTTAGCGGAGCGACTTAATAATCTATCAGCGATTAACGTTAAGGAAGCAGAAAATAATGATAGGCTGCTACCTGGATATGCATATATTGCCCCAGGAGGATATCATTTAAAGATCATAAAAGCTAGCAGTGATTATAAAATAAGTCTTACAAAAGAAGCTCCTGTTTCTGGACATAGGCCTTCTGTAGATGTGATGATGAATTCCTTAGCTTACTTAGAACTAGACAACTTGGTTGGTGTAATTATGACAGGGATGGGTTCAGATGGTGCTGTGGGAATAAAAAATATAAAACAAAAAAGTGGATATACAATAGCACAAGATGAAGCAACATGTGTAGTTTATGGTATGCCAAAATCTGCTGTTAACTTAGGCTGTATTGATGAAGTGGTGCCATTACAGGATATTGCTGAAACAATAACAAAAATTGTGGGGGTGTAG
- a CDS encoding chemotaxis protein CheW: MAEKITTTDNQYVLFKLDNEYYGIDILHVETIEKVMDITRVPHAAHYVEGVINLRGEVVPVINLRKRFNLPQEELNDESRIIIISVEEMVVGLLVDASSEVLHFDFDAIDEVPNFSDKLKNDYVKGIGKNEDRIIILLDLKKVLGNTDINEEM, encoded by the coding sequence ATGGCTGAAAAAATAACTACAACAGATAATCAATATGTATTATTCAAACTTGATAATGAGTACTATGGTATAGACATTCTCCATGTTGAAACTATTGAAAAAGTTATGGATATAACGAGAGTACCTCATGCAGCCCACTATGTAGAAGGGGTTATTAATTTAAGAGGGGAAGTAGTACCTGTTATTAATTTGAGAAAAAGATTTAATTTGCCTCAAGAGGAATTAAACGATGAATCTAGAATTATTATTATTTCAGTAGAAGAGATGGTGGTAGGATTACTAGTAGATGCGTCCTCGGAAGTTTTACACTTTGATTTTGATGCGATTGATGAAGTTCCTAATTTTTCGGATAAGTTAAAAAATGATTATGTTAAAGGGATAGGGAAAAATGAAGATAGAATTATTATTTTATTAGATTTGAAAAAGGTCCTAGGAAATACAGATATTAATGAAGAGATGTAA
- a CDS encoding MinD/ParA family protein gives MNDQAKKLREIINNLKKQNKDKNELTFSENSTDNDHTRVITITSGKGGVGKSNFTINLALALSKLGYKITILDADLGCANVDVILGIIPKYTLAHVIRKEKTLEEVIVQGPEGIRLISGGSGLRELTDLTEEQIASLMNNLKSIGKNSDFILIDTGAGISNSVLSFVEATSEIILVTTPEPTSITDAYAVLKNIILKDHEKIVRVLINRVENSQEGLEIFNKLNIASQRFLNIALQRLGYLYDDHLVSKSVKLQKPFLLSYPNSLVSKGIETIASRLINESSSEVFEVSGLKRFIHKFIYGHKKSI, from the coding sequence ATGAATGATCAGGCTAAAAAGCTAAGAGAGATCATCAATAATCTTAAAAAGCAAAATAAAGATAAAAATGAACTTACATTTTCAGAAAATAGTACCGATAATGATCATACAAGGGTGATAACCATTACTAGTGGTAAGGGTGGTGTGGGCAAATCAAATTTCACCATTAATTTGGCACTAGCACTTAGTAAATTAGGATATAAAATTACAATTTTAGATGCAGATTTAGGTTGTGCTAACGTCGATGTGATTTTAGGTATTATTCCAAAATATACATTAGCCCATGTTATTAGAAAAGAAAAAACACTAGAAGAAGTGATTGTACAAGGACCTGAAGGTATAAGATTAATATCAGGGGGTTCAGGACTAAGGGAATTAACTGATTTAACAGAAGAGCAAATAGCTAGTTTGATGAATAACCTTAAGTCTATTGGAAAGAACTCAGATTTTATTTTGATTGATACAGGTGCAGGAATTAGTAATTCTGTCTTATCTTTTGTGGAAGCTACAAGTGAGATTATTTTAGTAACAACACCTGAACCTACATCTATTACGGATGCTTATGCAGTTCTTAAAAATATTATATTAAAGGATCATGAAAAAATTGTTAGAGTTTTGATCAATAGAGTTGAGAATAGTCAGGAAGGGTTAGAAATTTTTAATAAACTAAATATTGCTTCACAAAGGTTTTTGAACATAGCTTTACAAAGGTTGGGCTATCTATATGATGATCACTTAGTTTCTAAATCAGTTAAATTACAAAAGCCTTTCCTTTTAAGCTATCCAAATAGCTTAGTTAGTAAAGGGATAGAGACAATAGCATCTAGACTTATTAATGAATCTAGTTCTGAAGTATTTGAAGTAAGTGGTTTAAAAAGGTTTATCCATAAGTTCATATATGGTCACAAAAAGTCAATATAA
- a CDS encoding FliA/WhiG family RNA polymerase sigma factor produces MSNMNLWDQYRKTHDKKIKDQLIVKYIDLVKIIAGRLYANYRNNAEFEDLVSYGIFGLLDAIDKFDLSKNVKFETYAYIRIRGAIIDQLRTLDWIPRSVRQKYKKIEDAYKAIENKLGRSARDQEVATELNVSVAELNSMLGEVHSFSVISLEEKISNNANFTIMDEDISSEPQQSLEQEEVKKILLESLNELAEREKKIIELYYYSELTYKEISAILGVSESRISQLHTKAIMKLRGKLAKIL; encoded by the coding sequence ATGTCCAATATGAATTTATGGGATCAATATAGGAAAACACATGATAAAAAAATTAAAGATCAATTGATTGTTAAATATATAGATCTCGTAAAAATTATTGCAGGGCGATTGTATGCTAACTATAGAAACAATGCTGAATTTGAAGATTTGGTGAGCTATGGCATATTTGGTTTGTTAGATGCTATTGATAAATTTGATTTATCAAAAAATGTTAAATTTGAAACTTATGCATACATAAGAATAAGAGGAGCAATTATTGACCAACTAAGGACATTGGATTGGATTCCAAGGTCTGTTAGACAGAAATATAAAAAAATTGAAGATGCTTATAAAGCAATTGAAAATAAGTTAGGAAGAAGTGCAAGGGATCAAGAAGTAGCTACTGAATTGAATGTGTCAGTAGCTGAACTAAATAGTATGCTTGGAGAAGTACATTCCTTTTCTGTTATTTCATTAGAAGAAAAAATTTCAAATAATGCAAATTTTACAATTATGGATGAGGATATAAGTAGTGAACCACAGCAAAGTCTAGAACAAGAAGAAGTAAAAAAGATCCTATTAGAATCATTGAATGAGTTGGCAGAAAGAGAAAAAAAAATTATTGAACTTTATTATTATTCAGAATTAACATATAAAGAAATCTCTGCAATATTAGGAGTTTCTGAATCAAGAATTTCCCAGTTACATACCAAAGCGATTATGAAATTAAGGGGTAAGCTAGCAAAAATTTTATAA
- the flhF gene encoding flagellar biosynthesis protein FlhF, protein MKVKRYIAKDAQEAMLKVKAELGANAVILHSRKIKRPGFLGFFKKPLIEMVAAVEQDEKEKEKKFNMSKEKKHINNQGEFNKIDELKHQVGNIENLLNNFIHKIDDVQQKDETKRPVLFDKYYNHLIENNIEKSIAEKIMNIARKQVSFSSENEEVIHKAIKIIIREYLGNPQSINEESNSQKNIVLVGPTGVGKTTTLAKLAARFAIGKNKSVGLITADTYRIAAVEQLRTYSEILDVPIKVIYEPEEIQEAIEAFKDKDIILIDTAGRNHRSAEQLEEVKKLINYIDDPDIFLVMSATTGYKDIISIINSYNFIENYHLLFTKLDEANGVGNILNAKILTNKNLSYVTTGQSVPDDIENANSEKIANIIVGELYE, encoded by the coding sequence ATGAAAGTAAAAAGATATATAGCAAAGGATGCACAGGAGGCTATGCTAAAAGTAAAGGCTGAGCTAGGAGCGAATGCAGTAATTTTGCATTCAAGAAAAATTAAGCGTCCAGGATTTTTGGGTTTTTTTAAAAAGCCTCTTATTGAGATGGTTGCTGCTGTTGAACAAGATGAAAAAGAAAAAGAGAAAAAGTTTAATATGTCGAAAGAAAAAAAACATATAAATAATCAAGGAGAATTCAATAAGATTGACGAATTAAAACATCAAGTAGGAAATATTGAAAATCTATTAAATAATTTTATTCACAAAATTGATGATGTGCAGCAGAAAGATGAAACTAAAAGGCCTGTATTGTTTGATAAATATTATAATCATCTTATTGAAAATAATATTGAAAAGAGTATTGCGGAAAAGATTATGAATATAGCAAGAAAGCAAGTAAGTTTTTCAAGTGAAAATGAGGAGGTAATTCATAAAGCAATAAAAATTATTATAAGAGAGTATTTAGGAAATCCTCAATCTATTAATGAAGAGAGTAATAGTCAGAAAAATATTGTTTTAGTGGGTCCTACTGGTGTTGGAAAAACAACAACACTTGCTAAATTAGCTGCTAGATTCGCTATTGGAAAAAATAAGTCTGTAGGACTGATTACAGCAGATACTTATAGAATTGCTGCAGTGGAACAATTACGAACTTATAGTGAAATTTTGGATGTTCCAATAAAAGTAATCTATGAGCCTGAAGAAATTCAAGAAGCTATAGAAGCATTTAAAGATAAGGATATTATTTTAATAGATACAGCGGGACGTAATCATCGATCAGCAGAACAGTTAGAAGAAGTAAAAAAATTGATCAATTATATAGACGATCCAGATATTTTTTTAGTAATGAGTGCTACAACTGGGTATAAAGATATTATAAGTATTATAAATTCTTATAATTTTATAGAAAACTATCACCTATTGTTTACAAAATTAGATGAAGCAAATGGAGTCGGAAATATATTAAATGCTAAAATTTTGACCAATAAAAATCTTTCCTACGTCACTACAGGGCAAAGCGTTCCTGATGATATTGAAAATGCAAATTCAGAAAAAATCGCAAATATAATTGTAGGTGAATTGTATGAATGA
- a CDS encoding chemotaxis protein CheC, producing MGISIEEMNNMQLDVLKEVGNIGAGNAATALAKMLNRKIDMNVPKVEILEFKEVTELLGGAEKAVCGIYFDVDGDLTGNIMFLLTVKSAKMLANMLLFKDENSDILDEIDQSALQEIGNILSGAYISSLTTLTGLNMKISIPSLTTDMAGAILSVPIIQYGQIGDKVLLIETEFNEGDDNIKGYFFLVPDVESFEVLLKSLGVLE from the coding sequence ATGGGGATTTCTATAGAAGAAATGAACAATATGCAATTGGATGTTTTAAAAGAAGTAGGCAATATTGGTGCAGGTAATGCAGCTACAGCTCTTGCAAAAATGCTTAATAGGAAGATTGATATGAATGTTCCGAAAGTAGAAATATTAGAATTCAAAGAAGTAACTGAACTTTTAGGTGGAGCAGAAAAGGCTGTGTGTGGCATATATTTTGATGTTGACGGAGATCTTACTGGGAATATTATGTTTTTATTGACAGTTAAATCTGCTAAAATGTTAGCGAACATGTTATTGTTTAAAGATGAGAATTCTGATATTCTAGATGAAATTGATCAATCAGCTTTACAAGAAATAGGCAATATTCTTTCAGGGGCATATATATCATCTTTAACAACATTAACTGGGTTAAATATGAAAATATCTATTCCTTCTTTAACAACAGATATGGCTGGAGCAATACTCAGTGTGCCTATTATTCAATATGGTCAAATTGGCGATAAAGTTTTATTGATTGAGACAGAGTTTAATGAAGGTGATGATAATATAAAGGGATATTTCTTTTTAGTTCCAGATGTAGAATCATTTGAAGTATTACTAAAAAGTTTAGGAGTTTTAGAATAA